The stretch of DNA TGAAGAAGTCGTTGCGCGAGGGTCGCGTGCTCGTCGACTGGAGCCAGAACAACCAGGCGAAGACGACGATCGCGCCGTACTCGCTGCGCGGTCGTGCAGCGGCCGACGGGGAGGGTCCGTTCGTCGCCGCGCCGCGGTCGTGGGACGAGCTGGGGCCCGACCTGCGTCACCTGACGATGGAGGAGGTGCTCGAGCGCGACGACGACCCGCTCGCGGGCCTGGACCCGCAGCCGACGTCGGGCGACGAAGCACCTGTGGCCGCACCGGACCGGCTGACGGTCTACCGCTCGATGCGCGACGCGTCGCGCACCCCCGAGCCGGTGCCCGCGGAGGCGCCGACGGAGCGAGGCGCCGACCCGATCTTCGTGGTGCAGGAGCACCACGCCACACGCCTGCACTACGACGTCCGGCTGGAGCGCGAGGGCGTGCTCGTCTCGTGGGCCGTGCCGAAGGGTCCGCCGACCGACCCGAGCCGCAACCACCTCGCCGTCCCCACCGAGGACCACCCGATGGAGTACGCGACGTTCGAGGGGACCATCCCGAGGGGCGAGTACGGCGCGGGGCAGGTCAGCATCTGGGACCACGGCACGTACACGCTGGAGAAGTGGAAGGAGGGCGAGGTCATCGCCGTGCTGCACGGGTCCGCGGGCGGTGGGCTGGGCGGCAGCGTGCGGTTCGCCCTCATCCGCACCGGCGAGAACTGGTTGATGCACCGCATGGACCCGCCGGCGGCCCCCGACACTGCGGCAGCCGACACTGCGGCAGCCGACGATGGCACCGCGCCCACGACCACGCCCACGACGGACGAGCCCGACGGCGGGGGTCCGCCCGACGCCGGCCGCCTCGAGACCGTCGCGCCCATGCTCGCGAGCCGGCCCGACGGCCTCGACCCGCACCGCGACGCCGACGCCTGGGCGTTCGAGATGAAGTGGGACGGCGTCCGCGTGGTGGCGACGTGCGACGGCGGGGCCGTGCGGCTCGTGGGGCGCAGCGGTAAGGACGTGACGACGACCTACCCGGAGGTCGCCGAGGCGCTCGCCGGGCTGCACCTCGACGATGCCGTCGTCGACGGCGAGGTCGTCGCGCTCGGCGACGACGGTGCGCCGTCGTTCGGACGCATCCAGCAGCGCATCGGGCTCGTCCGGCCGCGCGACGTCGCCGCGGCGCGCCGGGCCGTGCCCGTGCGCTACGTCGTCTTCGACCTGCTGCGGCTGGGCGGGACCGACGTCACGGGCCTGCCCTACGTGCAGCGCCGCGAGCTGCTCGAGGGCCTCGACCTCGACGACGCCGACCGGGTCGACGTGCCCGCCGCCTTCGACGGCGACCTCGACGCCGCGCTCGCGTCGAGCCGGGAGCTGGGCCTCGAGGGCGTGGTCGCGAAGCGGCGCAGCAGCCGGTACCGGCCCGGCAGCCGCTCGGCGCACTGGGTGAAGCTCAAGCACGAGGACCACGTGGAGGTGGTCGTGGTCGGGTGGCGGCCTGGCCGCGGCGGGCGCACCGGCGGGGTGGGGTCGCTGCTCGTCGCGGTGCCCGACGCGGCCGGTGGCCTGCGCTACGCGGGTCGCGTGGGCACCGGGTTCGACGAGCGCGCGCTCGCCGACCTCGCTCGCCGGCTCGAGCCGCTGCGCCGCGACCAGCCGACCGTCGAGGCCCCGCGCGACGTCGCCCGGGAGGCGGTGTGGACCGAGGCCGAGCTCGTCGGCGAGGTCACCGCGGCGGGCTGGACCGACTCCGGCCACCTGCGCCACCCCGTCTGGCGCGGCCTGCGCGCCGACAAGACCGTCGCCGACGTCGAGCCCGTCGCGGACCCCCGACCCGACCCGAGCTGACCCCTTCTGACCACCACGGGCGGCCGTCGCACGACCACGTCACGTCCAGTCGGCATGCGCTCCCCCACGGTCGCTCCTAGCGTGGAACGTGACCCCGTTTCCCTGACGCCAGGACGTGTCGTGAGCTCCTCCTCTTCCCTCCCTCCGCAGGTCGTCGTGCTGTTCGGCGCGACCGGTGACCTCGCCAAGCGCAAGCTGTTCCCCGGCCTCTACCGGCTGGCGCTCGCCGACCGGCTGCCCGCCGACTACCGCGTCATCGGGTCGGGGCGGCACGAGCCGAAGAAGGACTTCCGCGAGCAGGTGATGGACGGGCTCAAGGAGTTCGTCGACGACCTCGACGTCGACGTGGCCGAGCGGCTCGTCTCGCGCACCAGCTTCCAGACCTCCGACGCCGACGACGGCAGCGACCTCGCGGCCGCCGTGCGGGACGCGGAGTCCGAGCTGGGCGGCGATGCGCGCCGACTGGTCTACCTCTCCGTCCCGCCCGCCGCGATGGAGCCGATGATCCGCATGCTCGGCGAGACGGGCATCGCCGACGGTGCACGCATCGTCGTGGAGAAGCCGTTCGGCACCGACCTGGAGTCGTCGCGCTCGCTGCAGGCGACGCTCGACGAGGTCGCCGGCGAGGACAGCGTGTTCCGCATCGACCACTTCCTCGGCAAGGAGGCCGTGCAGAACGTGCTCGCGCTGCGCTTCGCGAACGGCCTGCTCGAGCCGTCGTGGGACGCCGAGCACGTGTGCGCCGTGCAGATCGACGTGCCGGAGGAGCTCACCATCGAGGGTCGCGGCAGCTTCTACGAGGCCACCGGCGCCCTGCGCGACATGGTCTCGACGCACCTCTCGCAGGTGCTCGGCTTCCTGGCGATGGAGCGGCCCGAGAGCATCGACGCCGACCACCTGCGCGACGCGAAGGCCGCGGTCTTCGCCGACCTGCAGCCGTTGCGCGCCGACGACGTCGTGCGGGGCCAGTACGAGGGCTACCGCGACGAGGAGGGCGTCGACGACGACTCCGAGGTGGAGACGTTCGTGGCGGTCCGGGTGCACGTCGACAACGACCGCTGGCGTGGCGTGCCGTTCCTGCTGCGCACCGGCAAGGCGATGGCGGCGACCCGACGCACCGCCACCCTGTTCTTCCGTGCCCCGGAGCCGCTGTTCGACGAGCGTCAGGACGGCGACGACCGCCTCGTGCTCGAGCTCGGCGAGGCGCCCGAGGTGACGGCCGCGCTGCACGTCAAGCGACCCGGCCCGACGTTCGAGCTGACGCGTGCGTCAGCCACCTTCAAGCTGCCCGACGACGACCCGGAGCACCGGCCGCTCGAGGCGTACGAGCGGCTGCTGCTCGACGTCATGCACGGCGACCAGACGCTGTTCACGCGCGGCGACGAGGTCGACCGGCTCTGGCAGGTCATCACGC from Aeromicrobium erythreum encodes:
- the zwf gene encoding glucose-6-phosphate dehydrogenase, encoding MSSSSSLPPQVVVLFGATGDLAKRKLFPGLYRLALADRLPADYRVIGSGRHEPKKDFREQVMDGLKEFVDDLDVDVAERLVSRTSFQTSDADDGSDLAAAVRDAESELGGDARRLVYLSVPPAAMEPMIRMLGETGIADGARIVVEKPFGTDLESSRSLQATLDEVAGEDSVFRIDHFLGKEAVQNVLALRFANGLLEPSWDAEHVCAVQIDVPEELTIEGRGSFYEATGALRDMVSTHLSQVLGFLAMERPESIDADHLRDAKAAVFADLQPLRADDVVRGQYEGYRDEEGVDDDSEVETFVAVRVHVDNDRWRGVPFLLRTGKAMAATRRTATLFFRAPEPLFDERQDGDDRLVLELGEAPEVTAALHVKRPGPTFELTRASATFKLPDDDPEHRPLEAYERLLLDVMHGDQTLFTRGDEVDRLWQVITPVLEDPPPVQTYEKGSWGPQAALDLAGERGWHLR
- a CDS encoding ATP-dependent DNA ligase, whose translation is MPSRGSSSSQTVTIDGRRLRLTNPDKVLYPATGTTKAEVISYYVAVADRLLPHASGRPVTRKRWPDGVGAVGEAPGGGSGPRAEKAPGGGSGPRAEKAPGGGSGPRAEKSAELFFEKNLPDSAPDWVRRVVVRHKSHVNVYPLVDGPAALAWLGQVAALELHVPQWRVEADGTPRHPDRLVLDLDPGPGVGLAECVEVAHAARDLLADVGLEAFPVTSGSKGLHLYAHLTGEHDADYVNAFAKQVAAALQDELPDLVVSSMKKSLREGRVLVDWSQNNQAKTTIAPYSLRGRAAADGEGPFVAAPRSWDELGPDLRHLTMEEVLERDDDPLAGLDPQPTSGDEAPVAAPDRLTVYRSMRDASRTPEPVPAEAPTERGADPIFVVQEHHATRLHYDVRLEREGVLVSWAVPKGPPTDPSRNHLAVPTEDHPMEYATFEGTIPRGEYGAGQVSIWDHGTYTLEKWKEGEVIAVLHGSAGGGLGGSVRFALIRTGENWLMHRMDPPAAPDTAAADTAAADDGTAPTTTPTTDEPDGGGPPDAGRLETVAPMLASRPDGLDPHRDADAWAFEMKWDGVRVVATCDGGAVRLVGRSGKDVTTTYPEVAEALAGLHLDDAVVDGEVVALGDDGAPSFGRIQQRIGLVRPRDVAAARRAVPVRYVVFDLLRLGGTDVTGLPYVQRRELLEGLDLDDADRVDVPAAFDGDLDAALASSRELGLEGVVAKRRSSRYRPGSRSAHWVKLKHEDHVEVVVVGWRPGRGGRTGGVGSLLVAVPDAAGGLRYAGRVGTGFDERALADLARRLEPLRRDQPTVEAPRDVAREAVWTEAELVGEVTAAGWTDSGHLRHPVWRGLRADKTVADVEPVADPRPDPS